AAAAAAAAGACGGCAAAAAGAAGCGTGGCCTGGCCATCGGCGGCGTCAGCAGCAAAATGCTGTCGACTTTCACGCGGCAGCTTTCCATCCTGCAAGACGCTGGTCTGCCGATTTTGCGAAGCCTTCGCATTTTGGAAGGGCAACAAAAGCCCGGGCGCTTGAAAAACAGCCTGATGGACGTCTGCGACGAAATTGAAGCCGGCGCCACGCTCAGCGAAGCCATGGCCAAAAGCCCCAAGGCCTTCGACCGCCTGTACGTCAACATGATCAAAGCCGGCGAGGCGGGCGGTGCGCTGGAAGTTATCTTGCGCCGCCTGGCCGAGTTCCAGGAACGCGCCCAATCGCTCAAGCGAAAAGTCAAAGGCGCCATGGTCTACCCCATCGTGGTCGTGTCTGTGGCGGTGGGCATTCTCGTGTTCATCATGATGAAAATCGTGCCGGCGTTTCAAAAAATCTTCGAAGATTTCAGAACCACGCTGCCCGCGCCCACGTTGCTGCTCATCAAAATGTCGTACGCCACAGTGCATTTTTGGTTTTTGATTCCCGCCATTCCCATTACGATTTGGTTGTTCATCAAGCTGTTGCGGAAATTCAATTACGGTCGAGTCGGCTGGGATTTGTTCACCCTCAAGGTGCCGGTGTTTGGGCAACTGATCGAAAAAAACATTATGGCCCGCACCACGCGCACCTTGGGCACCTTGGTGGCCAGCGGCGTGCCGATTTT
The window above is part of the Pirellulales bacterium genome. Proteins encoded here:
- a CDS encoding type II secretion system F family protein, whose protein sequence is MPTFQFEAMDSAGQEIKDMIEAPTEAEAQATIRQMGYFVTKISVKKERKKKAEKKDGKKKRGLAIGGVSSKMLSTFTRQLSILQDAGLPILRSLRILEGQQKPGRLKNSLMDVCDEIEAGATLSEAMAKSPKAFDRLYVNMIKAGEAGGALEVILRRLAEFQERAQSLKRKVKGAMVYPIVVVSVAVGILVFIMMKIVPAFQKIFEDFRTTLPAPTLLLIKMSYATVHFWFLIPAIPITIWLFIKLLRKFNYGRVGWDLFTLKVPVFGQLIEKNIMARTTRTLGTLVASGVPILEALNITRETSGNAMFERLYGKVIESIREGESIAKPLREHSTPPFNAITVLFWFLFAGGPIGVLLYLTKVKQRVVDDLVVNMVDVGEETGELDTMLYKVADTYDEEVAVLTESLVSLLEPLLIVFLGVMVGFIVISLFLPLVKLITDLSSGGKKNH